A window of Mycobacterium sp. SMC-4 genomic DNA:
GGCATCGTCGAGCTGCCACGCCAGTGGCCGCACGGTCTCACACCGCGGGCATTTCTCGGGGTGATAGTGCCGTCTGCGACGGCATGCGACACAGATGCGACGCCCGTGCGTCAGTGGGGTTAGCCGGATGGTGCTTGCACACTCCCAGCAGGCCCGCTGAGTCACTGGTTGTCGTGGGGGCGGCGGATGGTGGCGCGGATGGGTCGCAGGTCGCCGATGCCGGGTCCGCTGTCGTTGACCGCGGGCGCCTCACGGACTTGTTCGGCGACGAGCTCGAGCAGGTCGTTGGGCGTGCACGACAAGATGTCGCAGAGGGCGGCGAGCAGGTCGAGATTGATGCGCTGCGGGGGCTTGGTCGCGATCCGGTGCACCATCTGTCGGGAGATCTCCACGCCACGCTCGTGCAGCGGTGCGACAAGGTC
This region includes:
- a CDS encoding helix-turn-helix transcriptional regulator, producing MSTRTVLRWNLRQLMAQNGMFATTDLVAPLHERGVEISRQMVHRIATKPPQRINLDLLAALCDILSCTPNDLLELVAEQVREAPAVNDSGPGIGDLRPIRATIRRPHDNQ